One genomic region from Nocardioides plantarum encodes:
- a CDS encoding NAD(+) synthase, producing MDFYSAYAHGFARIAAVTLPVAIADPATNAARTVEQARAAHDEGVAVAVFPELGLTGYAVDDLFLQDVLLDAVVEAVDEVVTASITLRTVLVVGAPLQHAGRVYNCAVVIHGGRVLGVVPKAHLPNYREFYEHRWFAAGTEIDGSDITVGEHIAPFGTDLLFQAEDLPDLTFHVEICEDLWVPVPPSASAALAGAHVLLNLSGSPITIARAEDRRMLVRSASARCAAAYVYAAAGQGESTTDLSWDGQTMIYECGDLLAEGDRFPDEARRTIADVDLDRIRQERLRQGTFDDNRRSHATPMTTIEFVLNPPDGDIGLRRGVRRFPFVPDDPARLAQDCYEAYNIQVSGLEQRLRSMSTDTWQPKVVVGVSGGLDSTHALIVAAKAMDRLGRPRTDILAFTMPGFATGETTKGLATRLSESLGVSFETLDITAAARQMLSDLGHPYADGQEVYDITFENVQAGLRTDYLFRLANHRGGLVLGTGDLSELALGWCTYGVGDQMSHYNVNGGVPKTLIQHLIRWTTETDQYDATTDAVLREILEQEITPELIPARADTAPQRTEDSTGPYPLVDFALYHVIRRGYRPSKIAFLAWHAWHDVEAGEWPVGFPEDQRGAFDLATIREWLQVFYRRFFANQFKRSAMPNGPKVTPGGTMSPRGDWRMPSDASPAAWLAELENVPKA from the coding sequence GTGGACTTCTACTCCGCCTACGCCCACGGCTTCGCGCGCATCGCGGCGGTCACCCTGCCGGTGGCGATCGCCGACCCCGCGACCAACGCGGCCCGCACCGTCGAGCAGGCGCGCGCCGCGCACGACGAGGGCGTCGCCGTGGCGGTGTTCCCCGAGCTCGGCCTGACCGGGTACGCCGTCGACGACCTGTTCCTCCAGGACGTGCTGCTCGACGCGGTGGTCGAGGCGGTCGACGAGGTCGTCACCGCGAGCATCACGCTGCGCACGGTGCTGGTGGTGGGCGCGCCGCTGCAGCACGCGGGCCGGGTCTACAACTGCGCGGTGGTCATCCACGGCGGCCGGGTGCTCGGCGTCGTGCCGAAGGCGCACCTGCCCAACTACCGCGAGTTCTACGAGCACCGCTGGTTCGCCGCGGGCACCGAGATCGACGGGTCCGACATCACGGTCGGCGAGCACATCGCGCCGTTCGGGACCGACCTGCTGTTCCAGGCCGAGGACCTGCCCGACCTCACCTTCCACGTGGAGATCTGCGAGGACCTGTGGGTGCCGGTGCCGCCGAGCGCGAGCGCTGCTCTCGCGGGCGCTCACGTGCTGCTCAACCTCAGCGGCAGCCCGATCACCATCGCCCGCGCCGAGGACCGACGGATGCTCGTCCGCAGCGCCAGCGCCCGGTGCGCGGCGGCGTACGTCTATGCAGCCGCGGGCCAGGGGGAGTCGACGACCGACCTGAGCTGGGACGGGCAGACGATGATCTACGAGTGCGGCGACCTGCTCGCCGAGGGCGACCGGTTCCCCGACGAGGCGCGCCGCACGATCGCCGACGTCGACCTCGACCGGATCCGCCAGGAGCGCCTGCGCCAGGGCACGTTCGACGACAACCGCCGCAGCCACGCGACCCCGATGACCACCATCGAGTTCGTGCTGAACCCGCCCGACGGCGACATCGGCCTGCGACGCGGCGTACGACGCTTCCCGTTCGTTCCCGACGACCCGGCCCGCCTGGCCCAGGACTGCTACGAGGCCTACAACATCCAGGTCTCGGGCCTCGAGCAGCGGCTGCGCTCGATGAGCACCGACACCTGGCAGCCCAAGGTCGTCGTCGGCGTGAGCGGTGGGCTCGACTCGACCCACGCGCTGATCGTCGCGGCCAAGGCCATGGACCGGCTCGGCCGGCCGCGCACCGACATCCTGGCCTTCACCATGCCGGGCTTCGCCACGGGCGAGACCACCAAGGGACTCGCGACGCGGCTGTCCGAGAGCCTCGGGGTCAGCTTCGAGACGCTCGACATCACCGCCGCCGCGCGGCAGATGCTCAGCGACCTCGGCCACCCCTACGCGGACGGTCAGGAGGTCTACGACATCACCTTCGAGAACGTCCAGGCCGGACTGCGCACCGACTACCTCTTCCGCCTGGCCAACCACCGCGGCGGCCTCGTCCTGGGCACCGGCGACCTGTCCGAGCTCGCGCTCGGCTGGTGCACCTACGGCGTCGGCGACCAGATGTCGCACTACAACGTCAACGGCGGGGTGCCCAAGACCCTCATCCAGCACCTCATCCGCTGGACCACCGAGACCGACCAGTACGACGCCACGACCGACGCGGTGCTGCGCGAGATCCTCGAGCAGGAGATCACCCCCGAGCTGATCCCGGCCCGGGCCGACACGGCCCCGCAGCGCACCGAGGACTCCACGGGCCCCTACCCGCTCGTCGACTTCGCGCTCTACCACGTGATCCGCCGCGGCTACCGGCCCAGCAAGATCGCCTTCCTGGCCTGGCACGCGTGGCACGACGTCGAGGCGGGGGAGTGGCCGGTCGGCTTCCCCGAGGACCAGCGCGGTGCGTTCGACCTGGCCACGATCCGTGAGTGGCTGCAGGTGTTCTACCGGCGCTTCTTCGCCAACCAGTTCAAGCGCTCGGCCATGCCCAACGGCCCCAAGGTCACCCCCGGCGGCACCATGTCGCCGCGCGGCGACTGGCGGATGCCGTCCGACGCGAGCCCGGCCGCCTGGCTGGCCGAGCTGGAGAACGTGCCGAAGGCGTAG
- a CDS encoding VOC family protein, which produces MTISPCLWFDDQLEEAAEFYTSIFPNSAIGHLARHGDAGAGRKGTVMAGEFTLDGTRFRGINGGPAFSFTEAVSFSIDCRDQSEVDYYWDSLADGGQESVCGWLKDRFGVSWQIVPTRLYDLVSDPDRARADAATEAMLTMTRIVVADLEAAADAAAPATPLSPTTPTTTDGADR; this is translated from the coding sequence ATGACCATCAGTCCGTGCCTCTGGTTCGACGACCAGCTCGAGGAGGCGGCCGAGTTCTACACCTCGATCTTCCCGAACTCCGCCATCGGTCACCTGGCCCGTCACGGCGACGCCGGCGCGGGTCGCAAGGGCACCGTGATGGCCGGTGAGTTCACCCTCGACGGGACCAGGTTCCGCGGGATCAACGGCGGGCCGGCGTTCTCGTTCACCGAGGCCGTGTCGTTCAGCATCGACTGCCGCGACCAGTCCGAGGTCGACTACTACTGGGACTCCCTGGCCGACGGCGGGCAGGAGTCGGTCTGCGGGTGGCTCAAGGACCGCTTCGGGGTGTCGTGGCAGATCGTCCCGACCCGCCTCTACGACCTGGTCTCCGACCCCGACCGGGCCCGCGCCGACGCCGCCACCGAGGCGATGCTCACCATGACCCGGATCGTGGTGGCCGACCTCGAGGCCGCCGCCGACGCGGCCGCGCCCGCCACCCCCCTCTCACCCACCACACCCACCACGACAGATGGAGCAGACCGATGA
- a CDS encoding VOC family protein — MTTRLNPYLTWRGQAADAMAFYQSVLGGDLTTSTFAEYGGMGVPEEEQGQIMHSQLIVSDSIALMGADAPSTHPENSGNGHISISGQDVDTIRGWFEALSEGGTVDVPFEQAPWGDHFGQVKDRFGINWLLNAGPGGQG, encoded by the coding sequence ATGACGACCCGACTGAACCCCTACCTCACCTGGCGCGGCCAGGCAGCCGACGCGATGGCGTTCTACCAGTCCGTGCTGGGTGGCGACCTGACCACCAGCACCTTCGCCGAGTACGGCGGGATGGGGGTGCCCGAGGAGGAGCAGGGCCAGATCATGCACTCGCAGCTGATCGTCTCGGACAGCATCGCCCTGATGGGGGCCGACGCACCCAGCACCCATCCCGAGAACTCGGGGAACGGGCACATCAGCATCAGCGGGCAGGACGTCGACACGATCCGCGGCTGGTTCGAGGCGCTCAGCGAGGGCGGCACCGTCGACGTCCCGTTCGAGCAGGCGCCGTGGGGAGACCACTTCGGCCAGGTCAAGGACCGGTTCGGGATCAACTGGCTCCTCAACGCCGGCCCCGGCGGCCAGGGCTGA
- a CDS encoding type IV toxin-antitoxin system AbiEi family antitoxin domain-containing protein — MPDRPRSSIDHDQLDVLLTFVQDGVASRRQLLDLGATDDDIERMVRRGRLHRRHPGVYVNHNGPLTRQQREWVAVQVHWPAALTRQSALPAPPPLAVVHVAISDRRTVKPVTGVVAHRTAGIGRPADPDPVAARAARVDWRRAPPRMRLEHVAIDLASAVVRDDPLEAFRVLADATQTRQTSAAEIAQALHGRRVQGQRLLLEMLDDLATGACSVLEREYLHAVERAHGLPDGQRQKPATAAGRSAYRDVEYVDLGLIVELDGRAFHDNASARDADAGRDLEAKVAQDATTVRLTYGLVFGSPCWTAGQVAALLQRQGWHGRLARCPRCP; from the coding sequence ATGCCCGACCGGCCTCGATCATCGATCGATCACGACCAGCTCGACGTGCTGCTGACCTTCGTCCAGGACGGCGTGGCCTCCCGCAGGCAGCTGCTCGACCTCGGGGCCACCGACGACGACATCGAGCGCATGGTGCGTCGAGGCAGGCTCCACCGGCGTCATCCCGGCGTCTACGTCAACCACAACGGCCCGCTCACCAGGCAGCAGCGCGAGTGGGTGGCGGTCCAGGTCCACTGGCCGGCAGCCCTGACGCGACAGTCCGCGCTCCCCGCACCTCCGCCGCTCGCGGTGGTGCACGTCGCCATCAGCGACCGTCGCACGGTGAAGCCGGTGACCGGGGTCGTCGCGCACCGCACCGCCGGCATCGGTCGTCCTGCCGACCCCGACCCGGTCGCCGCTCGTGCGGCCCGTGTCGACTGGCGACGGGCACCACCGAGGATGCGGCTCGAGCACGTCGCGATCGACCTGGCGTCGGCCGTGGTCCGCGACGATCCTCTCGAGGCGTTCCGCGTGCTCGCCGACGCCACGCAGACGCGGCAGACGTCAGCCGCGGAGATCGCCCAGGCTCTCCACGGCCGGCGGGTGCAGGGCCAGCGACTGCTGCTGGAGATGCTGGACGATCTCGCGACGGGAGCGTGCTCGGTCCTCGAGCGGGAGTACCTCCACGCCGTCGAGCGCGCGCACGGCCTGCCGGACGGGCAGCGGCAGAAGCCGGCGACGGCCGCCGGGAGGTCGGCGTACCGAGACGTGGAGTACGTCGACCTCGGCCTGATCGTGGAGCTCGACGGCCGCGCCTTCCACGACAACGCCTCGGCGCGCGACGCCGACGCCGGTCGCGACCTCGAGGCCAAGGTGGCCCAGGACGCGACGACGGTCCGGTTGACCTACGGGCTGGTGTTCGGCAGCCCCTGTTGGACGGCGGGCCAGGTGGCCGCGTTGCTCCAGCGACAAGGGTGGCACGGGCGGCTGGCGAGGTGCCCGCGATGCCCGTGA
- a CDS encoding MFS transporter: MKSWQRVALAMFTVGWGANQFTPLLVAYRDELGMSVQTRAFLFGVYAAGLVPALLVGGAASDRWGRRAVVLPWVALSPLATVLLIVEHDTVAGLAAGRLLAGACSGVVFSAATAWVSELSETGAGPRRAAIALSAGFAVGPLVTGLVGQWAPRPLETPYLPHVVLGLLAFLLVLRVPGPRPAQAVLRPLIGLPDVTRGRRFLLVVAPSAPWVFGCAALSIAYLPGEIGGSQSGALAFAGVLAGATLGCGVLVQGLARRLDDRRPLLAGQVGLVTALLGSAVGVVALATDLRWLLLVGAPLLGGAYGCVLVSGLRETERLSAPHERGATVAVFYALTYLGFGLPYLLGAFGGGIPALLGAMAVVVLSLVTVSVAGRRPSVGSRA, translated from the coding sequence ATGAAGTCCTGGCAGCGCGTCGCGCTCGCGATGTTCACCGTCGGCTGGGGCGCCAACCAGTTCACGCCGCTGCTCGTCGCCTACCGCGACGAGCTCGGCATGTCGGTGCAGACGCGCGCCTTCCTCTTCGGCGTGTACGCCGCCGGGCTGGTCCCGGCGCTGCTGGTCGGCGGTGCCGCGTCGGACCGGTGGGGGCGACGGGCGGTGGTGCTGCCGTGGGTGGCGCTGTCACCGCTGGCGACCGTGCTGCTGATCGTGGAGCACGACACGGTGGCCGGGCTCGCCGCGGGACGCCTGCTCGCCGGCGCCTGCTCCGGTGTCGTGTTCAGCGCGGCGACCGCGTGGGTCTCCGAGCTGTCCGAGACCGGCGCCGGACCACGCCGGGCGGCGATCGCCCTGTCGGCCGGGTTCGCGGTCGGGCCCCTGGTCACCGGGCTGGTGGGGCAGTGGGCGCCGCGACCTCTCGAGACGCCGTACCTGCCGCACGTGGTGCTCGGCCTGCTCGCCTTCCTCCTCGTGCTCCGGGTGCCGGGCCCGCGACCCGCGCAGGCCGTGCTGCGTCCCCTGATCGGCCTGCCCGACGTGACCCGCGGACGCCGGTTCCTGCTGGTGGTCGCCCCGTCGGCACCGTGGGTGTTCGGCTGTGCGGCCCTCTCGATCGCCTACCTGCCGGGCGAGATCGGCGGCTCGCAGTCGGGCGCGCTCGCGTTCGCCGGTGTGCTGGCAGGAGCCACGCTGGGCTGCGGGGTGCTCGTGCAGGGCCTGGCCCGGCGCCTCGACGACCGCCGCCCGCTGCTCGCCGGCCAGGTCGGTCTGGTCACCGCCCTCCTCGGCAGCGCCGTCGGCGTGGTGGCGCTCGCGACCGACCTGCGCTGGCTGCTGCTCGTCGGCGCCCCGTTGCTCGGCGGTGCCTACGGCTGCGTGCTCGTGTCGGGACTGCGCGAGACCGAGCGGCTGTCGGCGCCGCACGAGCGCGGCGCGACCGTCGCGGTCTTCTACGCCCTGACCTACCTCGGGTTCGGCCTGCCCTACCTGCTCGGCGCGTTCGGTGGTGGCATCCCCGCCCTGCTCGGCGCGATGGCGGTCGTCGTGCTCAGCCTGGTGACCGTGTCGGTGGCCGGCCGACGACCGTCTGTGGGCAGTCGTGCATGA
- a CDS encoding aminoglycoside phosphotransferase — translation MHEPPVGVDDADVLAAVRRHWAPDADAVVHLPVGFGAHHWRASRDGAPLLFVTLDGFHRHDLDSLVATYATAAALRDTGLGFVHAGLEPWAVPFGTGALSATPWLDGERPVTLDVDATAAALAALHAVEPPARLRSWRTLVGPELADDLDARAVRPWDLGPLGEQARTAITERLADIRRWVAAYHRLAEVARDRPWVTTHGQPGVHNQVLTADGLRLVDWESLLLAPPERDLRTVASGDPAMLELFALEWRLDEISLAAHRFAAPHTGTADDHEAYAALLEELDA, via the coding sequence GTGCATGAGCCGCCGGTCGGCGTCGACGACGCCGACGTGCTCGCCGCCGTACGCCGCCACTGGGCTCCTGACGCCGACGCCGTCGTCCACCTCCCTGTCGGCTTCGGTGCCCACCACTGGCGGGCCTCGCGCGACGGTGCGCCGCTGCTGTTCGTGACCCTCGACGGGTTCCACCGCCACGACCTCGACTCGCTCGTCGCGACGTACGCCACCGCGGCGGCCCTGCGCGACACCGGCCTCGGCTTCGTCCACGCCGGGCTCGAGCCGTGGGCTGTGCCGTTCGGCACCGGTGCGCTCAGCGCCACGCCGTGGCTCGACGGCGAGCGACCCGTCACGCTCGACGTCGATGCCACGGCCGCAGCCCTCGCGGCTCTGCACGCGGTCGAGCCACCGGCGCGGCTGCGCTCCTGGCGGACGCTCGTCGGACCCGAGCTCGCCGACGACCTCGACGCCCGCGCCGTCCGGCCCTGGGACCTCGGTCCGCTCGGCGAGCAGGCACGGACCGCGATCACCGAGCGCCTCGCCGACATCCGGCGGTGGGTGGCGGCGTACCACCGGCTGGCCGAGGTCGCGCGCGACCGTCCCTGGGTGACGACCCACGGCCAGCCCGGCGTCCACAACCAGGTGCTCACCGCCGACGGCCTGCGCCTGGTCGACTGGGAGTCGCTGCTCCTGGCACCCCCCGAGCGCGACCTGCGCACCGTCGCCAGCGGCGATCCGGCGATGCTCGAGCTGTTCGCGCTCGAATGGCGCCTCGACGAGATCAGCCTGGCCGCGCACCGGTTCGCGGCGCCGCACACGGGCACGGCCGACGACCACGAGGCGTACGCCGCCCTGCTCGAGGAGCTCGACGCGTGA
- the panB gene encoding 3-methyl-2-oxobutanoate hydroxymethyltransferase, with the protein MSTPEETAPYGTGPATPTTAATAAPAKRIRTHHLREMKERGERFSMLTAYEQYAAATFDEAGVEVLLVGDSASNNVYGNDTSLPVTVDELVPLTRAVSRSVRRSLVVGDLPFGSYQASPEQAYLTAVRFMKEGGAHCVKLEGGVEMAPQIRKLTQGGIPVMAHIGFTPQSEHALGGYRVQGRGETGSRVIEDALAVQEAGAFAVVMEMVPGDTAGQVTQQLAIPTIGIGAGPDCDGQVLVWQDAFGLRQGRMARFVKQYADLHAVLLQAARDFDADVKAGTFPGPEHTF; encoded by the coding sequence ATGAGCACGCCCGAGGAGACCGCGCCCTACGGGACCGGCCCCGCCACCCCGACCACCGCGGCTACCGCCGCCCCCGCCAAGCGCATCCGCACCCACCACCTGCGCGAGATGAAGGAGCGCGGCGAGCGGTTCTCGATGCTGACGGCCTACGAGCAGTACGCCGCCGCGACCTTCGACGAGGCCGGCGTCGAGGTGCTGCTGGTCGGCGACAGCGCGAGCAACAACGTCTACGGCAACGACACCTCGCTGCCGGTCACCGTCGACGAGCTGGTGCCGCTCACGCGAGCCGTCTCGCGGTCCGTACGCCGCTCGCTCGTCGTGGGCGACCTGCCGTTCGGCAGCTACCAGGCCTCGCCCGAGCAGGCCTACCTGACCGCGGTGCGCTTCATGAAGGAGGGCGGCGCCCACTGCGTCAAGCTCGAGGGCGGCGTCGAGATGGCCCCACAGATCCGCAAGCTCACGCAGGGCGGGATCCCCGTCATGGCCCACATCGGCTTCACCCCGCAGTCCGAGCACGCCCTGGGTGGCTACCGCGTCCAGGGGCGCGGCGAGACCGGTTCGCGCGTGATCGAGGACGCGCTCGCCGTGCAGGAGGCCGGCGCCTTCGCCGTGGTGATGGAGATGGTGCCCGGCGACACGGCCGGCCAGGTCACCCAGCAGCTCGCCATCCCCACGATCGGCATCGGCGCCGGACCCGACTGCGACGGCCAGGTGCTCGTCTGGCAGGACGCCTTCGGCCTGCGACAGGGCAGGATGGCCCGCTTCGTCAAGCAGTACGCCGACCTGCACGCCGTCCTGCTGCAGGCCGCGCGCGACTTCGACGCCGACGTCAAGGCCGGCACGTTCCCAGGGCCCGAGCACACGTTCTGA
- a CDS encoding GreA/GreB family elongation factor codes for MTLTSHASRIAVLEDRLTALRAERDQAQAETRGEAVGDVVDRATNVEASIRQSLLEERIAALELEIAAAHHEEHVDGVVSIGDSVTVDFGDGPESFSIGSVEQAVAGVETITPTSALGRAILGASVGSSVTYSPRKGVSLEVKIVATA; via the coding sequence ATGACGCTCACCTCCCACGCCTCCCGAATCGCCGTCCTCGAAGACCGTCTGACCGCGCTGCGCGCCGAGCGCGACCAGGCCCAGGCCGAGACCCGCGGCGAGGCCGTCGGCGACGTCGTCGACCGCGCCACCAACGTCGAGGCGAGCATCCGCCAGTCGCTGCTCGAGGAGCGCATCGCCGCCCTCGAGCTCGAGATCGCCGCCGCCCACCACGAGGAGCACGTCGACGGCGTCGTCTCGATCGGCGACTCGGTTACCGTCGACTTCGGCGACGGACCCGAGAGCTTCTCCATCGGCTCGGTCGAGCAGGCCGTCGCCGGCGTCGAGACGATCACCCCGACCAGCGCGCTGGGCCGCGCGATCCTCGGTGCGTCCGTCGGCTCCTCGGTGACCTACTCCCCGCGCAAGGGCGTCTCGCTCGAGGTCAAGATCGTCGCCACGGCCTGA
- a CDS encoding S10 family peptidase, which translates to MSAVTTGPSDATTKPAEPVDDLVSTRHRLRIGRRTLDYTATTGRIVLREEVYEDGVFVGHQAKAEISITSYVVERGADATGPQTRPVTFAFNGGPGSSSVWLHLGLLGPRRIVMGDAGDLRPPPYGLTDNHESLLAESDLVLIDPVSTGYSRAVKGTKPEPFHGYQGDIDSIAEVIRLWTTRHERWLSPKLLLGESYGTLRGAALVEKLQSRYGMYVNGLVLVSSVLDLSSIDFDNQRNDRAHALYLPTYAAIAHYHGKLGRGSLQKAVRDAEDYASRDYPWVLAQGDRLSAKDRAAAVKTLAALTGLSPDYLDRADLRIEHWRFFGELLRDRRQVAGRIDGRFVGPAASGIAEHMDADASMDAISGPYSTAYNHYVRHELRYENDLSYEQISSRVHPWSFKDFEGRPIDVSPQLERAMRMNPHLKVHVAYGYYDGATPHYAAEDVIAHLQIPAELRANIEHAYYEAGHMMYVHEPSRLQQSKDLADFVRRCSPSS; encoded by the coding sequence GTGAGCGCCGTGACGACCGGCCCTAGCGACGCCACCACCAAGCCCGCCGAGCCCGTCGACGACCTGGTCTCGACCCGCCACCGACTGCGGATCGGGCGCCGCACGCTCGACTACACCGCGACCACCGGGCGCATCGTGCTGCGCGAGGAGGTCTACGAGGACGGCGTGTTCGTCGGCCACCAGGCCAAGGCTGAGATCTCGATCACCTCCTACGTCGTCGAGCGTGGCGCGGACGCCACCGGGCCCCAGACCCGACCGGTCACGTTCGCGTTCAACGGCGGTCCGGGCAGCTCGAGCGTCTGGCTCCACCTCGGCCTGCTCGGCCCACGCCGCATCGTGATGGGCGACGCCGGCGACCTGCGCCCGCCGCCGTACGGGCTGACCGACAACCACGAGTCGCTGCTCGCCGAGAGCGACCTCGTGCTCATCGACCCGGTGTCGACGGGCTACTCGCGCGCGGTCAAGGGCACCAAGCCCGAGCCGTTCCACGGCTACCAGGGCGACATCGACTCGATCGCCGAGGTGATCCGGCTGTGGACCACGCGCCACGAGCGGTGGCTGTCGCCCAAGCTCCTGCTCGGCGAGTCCTACGGCACCCTGCGCGGCGCAGCGCTCGTGGAGAAGCTGCAGAGCCGCTACGGCATGTACGTCAACGGCCTCGTGCTCGTCTCCAGCGTCCTGGACCTGTCGTCGATCGACTTCGACAACCAGCGCAACGACCGGGCCCACGCGCTCTACCTGCCGACGTACGCCGCCATCGCGCACTACCACGGCAAGCTCGGCCGGGGCTCGCTGCAGAAGGCCGTGCGCGACGCGGAGGACTACGCGTCGCGCGACTACCCGTGGGTGCTCGCCCAGGGCGACCGGCTCAGCGCCAAGGACCGCGCCGCGGCCGTCAAGACGCTCGCAGCGCTGACCGGGCTCAGCCCCGACTACCTCGACCGCGCCGACCTGCGCATCGAGCACTGGCGGTTCTTCGGCGAGCTGCTGCGCGACCGCCGCCAGGTCGCCGGCCGGATCGACGGCCGGTTCGTCGGACCCGCCGCCAGCGGCATCGCCGAGCACATGGACGCCGACGCCTCGATGGACGCGATCAGCGGGCCCTACTCGACGGCCTACAACCACTACGTGCGCCACGAGCTGCGCTACGAGAACGACCTGTCCTACGAGCAGATCAGCTCGCGGGTGCACCCGTGGTCGTTCAAGGACTTCGAGGGCCGCCCGATCGACGTCAGCCCCCAACTCGAGCGGGCGATGCGGATGAACCCGCACCTCAAGGTCCACGTCGCCTACGGCTACTACGACGGCGCGACACCCCACTATGCCGCCGAGGACGTCATCGCGCACCTGCAGATCCCCGCCGAGCTGCGCGCCAACATCGAGCACGCCTACTACGAGGCCGGCCACATGATGTACGTCCACGAGCCGTCGCGGCTCCAGCAGAGCAAGGACCTCGCCGACTTCGTACGCCGGTGCAGCCCGTCGTCCTGA
- a CDS encoding PQQ-dependent sugar dehydrogenase, which produces MRRALVTAAVLALVVPLLSAATATAETTADTTADTTADTTATRTVGRAAPALSVTTRLANLSHPWDVKELPSGSLLITERNPARLTLRTKGGTRRTVVFPTERVWTSGETGLMGLALDRGFWKNRRFYTCSGWQGAGGGHDIRVVAWTLDTAERRATYRKTLLGGLPTTSGRHGGCRLLTTATGELLVGTGDAADEDNPQDKYSLGGKTLRLDPLTGKPSPGNPYIRSSSSKARYVLTYGHRNVQGLAQRADGSLWSVEHGTSRDDEVNRIVKGGNYGWQPGPGYDESRPMTDQSLPGTQLEAKWSSGSPTVATSGATFVSGSRWGDYEGGLFVATLAGTRLLVMTFYSTGKLARVATPPALNGAYGRLRTVTQLRNGDVLVATDGADGSGKILLVRPK; this is translated from the coding sequence ATGCGTCGAGCCCTCGTCACCGCCGCCGTCCTCGCCCTCGTCGTGCCGTTGCTGTCCGCAGCCACGGCCACCGCCGAGACCACCGCCGACACCACCGCCGACACCACCGCCGATACCACCGCCACCCGCACGGTCGGGCGCGCGGCGCCCGCACTGAGCGTCACGACCCGGCTCGCCAACCTGAGCCACCCATGGGACGTCAAGGAGCTGCCGAGCGGATCGCTGCTGATCACCGAGCGCAACCCGGCCCGGCTGACCCTGCGCACCAAGGGCGGCACCCGCCGTACCGTCGTCTTCCCGACCGAGCGCGTCTGGACCTCCGGCGAGACGGGCCTGATGGGGCTGGCGCTCGACCGCGGGTTCTGGAAGAACCGCCGCTTCTACACCTGCAGCGGCTGGCAGGGCGCGGGCGGTGGCCACGACATCCGGGTGGTGGCCTGGACGCTCGACACCGCCGAGCGGCGCGCCACCTACCGCAAGACGCTGCTGGGCGGGCTGCCCACGACCAGCGGGCGCCACGGTGGGTGCCGACTGCTCACCACGGCCACCGGCGAGCTGCTCGTCGGCACCGGCGACGCGGCCGACGAGGACAACCCCCAGGACAAGTACTCCCTGGGCGGCAAGACCCTGCGCCTCGACCCGCTCACCGGCAAGCCGTCCCCGGGCAACCCCTACATCCGCTCGTCCAGCAGCAAGGCCCGCTACGTGCTGACCTACGGGCACCGCAACGTGCAGGGCCTGGCCCAGCGTGCCGACGGCAGCCTGTGGTCGGTCGAGCACGGCACCAGCCGCGACGACGAGGTCAACCGGATCGTCAAGGGCGGCAACTACGGCTGGCAGCCCGGTCCGGGCTACGACGAGAGCCGGCCGATGACCGACCAGAGCCTGCCCGGCACGCAGCTCGAGGCCAAGTGGAGCTCCGGCAGCCCCACCGTCGCCACCTCGGGTGCGACGTTCGTCTCCGGCAGCCGCTGGGGCGACTACGAGGGCGGCCTGTTCGTCGCCACCCTCGCCGGGACCCGCCTGCTGGTGATGACGTTCTACTCCACCGGCAAGCTCGCCCGCGTCGCCACGCCGCCCGCCCTCAACGGCGCCTACGGCCGGCTGCGCACCGTCACCCAGCTGCGCAACGGCGACGTCCTGGTCGCGACCGACGGGGCCGACGGCTCGGGCAAGATCCTGCTGGTGCGGCCGAAGTAG